CAAAGTAGTCAATTTGCTTATTGGGGAGCTGCATACAGCAGTTTGGCTAATTTACAAACTGCTACAGCTAAAGATGCTAATTCGATGTCGGTTGATCCCCAGTATGTTTCATCAACCGATTTACATTATACAAATTATGCATTACGAAATGCTGGTGAACCAATCAATGGGATTAGTACAGATATTGATGGTGAAAACAGGAATCCTACTAATCCGGATATTGGAGCTGATGAATTACCACCAGTAACGAATGATGCTGGAATAGTTTCCTTGATTAGTCCATCTGCTGTTGTGTGCGAAGGGAATCATCAAGTGGAAGTAGTGTTGATGAATTATGGTAGCAATAACTTAACAAATGCCACCCTAAATTGGAAAGTGAATAACAGCAGTCAGTCTCCTTACTCCTGGACTGGAAATTTAGCGACAAATCAGCCTGATACTGTTGTTCTTGGAAACTTCTATTTCACTGGAAATACAAATCCAGGCTTAACAATTTGGAGCTCATCCCCAAATGGACAAACGGATGGATTTGTTTTTAATGACACGCTAATTATTAGTAGACAAATCAATAGTCAGCCAACTGCAAATGCGGGTGCTGATGCCGATTTATGTCCTGGTGATTCTGTATTAATAGGACCTAATCCTGTTTCTGGATATAGTTACACATGGATGACTTTATCAAGTACTGTTATTGGAACAAATGCTCAGATTTATGTGATGCCTTCATCAAACTCAACTTATGTGCTGGAAGTTACTGATATAGCCGGTGGATGCTCCAGCACGGATACTCTTGATGTAATTATTCGCTCATTGCCAAGCAGCGGATTCACAGTCAACAACAACAATCAGTGTTTAAACGGAAATGTGTTTAGCTTCACCAATACTTCTTCAGCTGCATCAACATATTTATGGGATTTTGGTGATAATGATACTTCCACAGCAATGTCTCCATCTCATACTTATGTAACAGCCGATACTTTTACAGCTGTTTTAACCGCCATATCTATGTATGGTTGTATCGACACAAGTTCTTTAACTTTAACCGTTCAGCCAAAACCCGGCACATGTATTTCACATTTACTGCATCGATGTTTACATGGCAACTCTTTTTCATTTAAATATTGCGGCACAGGATCGGTATCTAATTTTTGGGATTTTGGTGACAGCACCTATTCAACAGCTTTAAACCCTGCACCAAAAAGCTATCAATATATAGGTAGTTATGATGTAAAACTTGTAACCACCAGTTCAATTGGCTGTCAGGACAGTGTGACTACTACTGCATATGTAAAACCACACCCAAAGTCATCATTTATAATTAATGATTCAGATCAATGTTTAAGTGGAAACAATTTTGTATTCCACAATACTTCAACTGGTTCATCCAGTTTTTTCTGGGATTTTGGTAATAACAATACATCTTTTAATACTCCTACCTCCAATACCTACACACTGGATGGATCTTATTCGGTTAAATTAATCTCAACAACAGTTTATGGTTGCAAGGATAGCGCGACAAAACTGGTACATGTCAGACCACATCCAATTTCAGCCTTTACAAGCAACGACAGCAGCCAATGCCTGAGTGTCAATAACTTTGTTTTTAGCAATACATCAAGCGGCTCAGTGTCATCCTTATGGAGTTTTGGCGATGCTACTTTTTCTGGCATTAATTCTCCTACGCATAGCTATCTGCAGGCAGGAACTTTCCCTGTTAAGCTGGTTTCAAACTCGTCATATGGATGCAAAGACAGTTTAATAAAGGATGTTTATGCCAGACCAGAACCCAGAGCCAGTATATTTTTGAATGATACAGGACAATGTTTTACAGGCAATTTGTTCTACTTTTATGACAACTCCTATATCAGTTCTGGAAGTATCAAGAATTATTTCTGGGATTTGGCTGATGGAAACTTTGCCACAAGCAAGCATAGCAATCATAGCTATTTGAATGAAGGCATATTCACAATTAAACATGTTGTAACGTCAAATTATGGCTGTAAAGATTCAATTTTAAAACCCATTGTTGTTTCTCCAGAACCCATTGCCTCATTCAACATTAATGATGACGAGCAATGTAAAAACAATAACCAATTTATTTTTACAAATACATCCAGCCTTAGTAGCGGTAGTATGGATTATTTATGGGACCTAGGTGATGGTAATCAAAATTCTCAAACAAACAATACGCATAGTTATGGTAGTGCATCAACCTTTGTTGTTAAGCTAGTAGTAACCTCCAACATGCAATGTGTTAACAGTGTTTCGCATAGCATTGGTGTTATTGAAAATCCTGTGGTTTATCTTGGCGAAGACGACAGTTTAATAGATGCAGAAACGATTATTTTAGATGCCGGTTTAGGATTTGATTCTTATTTATGGTCCAATAATGCCACTGGCAGTCAAATAACTGTTGATTCGACTTCCTTCCCTCAAGGAGTAAATACAATTTGGGTTCAGGTAAGCAAAGATGATTGTGAGGGCTATGATTCAATTTTAATAAGCATATTGAGAAGCACTTCGATTTCTGATGAGAAAACTGATTTACTGATGAAGATGTATCCCAATCCAGTGAGTAAAACCTTGTTTATTGTATTAAGGCAAAGCACTGAAAAATTGAATTTTTCA
The Bacteroidota bacterium genome window above contains:
- a CDS encoding PKD domain-containing protein, yielding DSAYSSSVQIAYNDGVVINGNTFLNSISNVANNYDLQLLDCDSANAVIGNYFYNGKTDVGIHQSGCTATATSPGITANNFIAKSGITAILLDGVNHQKIVFNSINLTGTSTTNAGILTSSTSSANIVMKNNNIILAAGSVFNIYSASHISGSNRNNLKTQSSQFAYWGAAYSSLANLQTATAKDANSMSVDPQYVSSTDLHYTNYALRNAGEPINGISTDIDGENRNPTNPDIGADELPPVTNDAGIVSLISPSAVVCEGNHQVEVVLMNYGSNNLTNATLNWKVNNSSQSPYSWTGNLATNQPDTVVLGNFYFTGNTNPGLTIWSSSPNGQTDGFVFNDTLIISRQINSQPTANAGADADLCPGDSVLIGPNPVSGYSYTWMTLSSTVIGTNAQIYVMPSSNSTYVLEVTDIAGGCSSTDTLDVIIRSLPSSGFTVNNNNQCLNGNVFSFTNTSSAASTYLWDFGDNDTSTAMSPSHTYVTADTFTAVLTAISMYGCIDTSSLTLTVQPKPGTCISHLLHRCLHGNSFSFKYCGTGSVSNFWDFGDSTYSTALNPAPKSYQYIGSYDVKLVTTSSIGCQDSVTTTAYVKPHPKSSFIINDSDQCLSGNNFVFHNTSTGSSSFFWDFGNNNTSFNTPTSNTYTLDGSYSVKLISTTVYGCKDSATKLVHVRPHPISAFTSNDSSQCLSVNNFVFSNTSSGSVSSLWSFGDATFSGINSPTHSYLQAGTFPVKLVSNSSYGCKDSLIKDVYARPEPRASIFLNDTGQCFTGNLFYFYDNSYISSGSIKNYFWDLADGNFATSKHSNHSYLNEGIFTIKHVVTSNYGCKDSILKPIVVSPEPIASFNINDDEQCKNNNQFIFTNTSSLSSGSMDYLWDLGDGNQNSQTNNTHSYGSASTFVVKLVVTSNMQCVNSVSHSIGVIENPVVYLGEDDSLIDAETIILDAGLGFDSYLWSNNATGSQITVDSTSFPQGVNTIWVQVSKDDCEGYDSILISILRSTSISDEKTDLLMKMYPNPVSKTLFIVLRQSTEKLNFSLVDVYGREIRNLDFNTTNAIQLDVSNLASGIYYLNMTNDKIKSVHKFIKY